The DNA window GGCACCGACAGCAGCGAACGTGGCCGCAGCATGTGGGCCAGAGTCAAGGGCGCAACCGAGAACGCCTTGCTGGCACTGACTTTCCACGCCGTGATGTTCCGTCCCGGCGCTATCGTGCCGCTGCACGGCATCCGCTCCAGAACCCGGCTGTATGATCTGCTGTATCGGTTATTTAAACCGCTGTGGTTTGGCGCGCTTCGGCTGTTCCCCCAGCAGGTCACCACTACCGAACGCGTCGGGCTGGCGATGCTGGCAGTAGCACGCCACGAAACGGCGCTGCGGATCATCGAACCGGCAGAGATCAATCGTCTGACGCTGCCATCGGCGGGATGATTCTGCTATGTTAAAGCCGCGCGCGTGGGCCGCCTGCCCCACGCTTTCGCCACTGTGACAGAGACAGACTTCATGCCGTCAAAGATTTTATTCAGCGCCTGCCTGGCCGGTTTTAAAGTTCGCTACAACGCTTCCGACAAACCTTTGCTCAACGCCACCTTGCTGCGCTGGCAGCGCGAAGGCCGCCTGGTGGTTTGCTGCCCGGAGCTGGCCGCCGGTTTTTCCACCCCACGCCCCTCGGCAGAAATCACGCCAGCCGCTGAAGGCGCCACGGTACTGGCTCAACGGGCAAGAGTGATTGAAGTCAGCGGCAGTGACGTCACCGCCGGCTATCTGCTCGGCGCCCATCTGGCGCTGGAGACCGCACAACGGCACGACTGCCGCTTTGCCCTGCTCACCGACGGCAGCCCATCCTGCGGCAGCCAGTTTATCTACGACGGCTCTTTCAGCGGTCAAACCAAGCCCGGCAGCGGCGTCACCGCCGAACTGCTGCGCCAGAATGGCATTGAAGTGTTTTCCGACCGTCAGATCGACGCGCTGATCGCCCGGATTGAAGCGGTGGAACAGACCTAGCGCTGCAGATGCTGCGCCAGCCGTTGCTGCAGGTGCGAAATGCCCTGCGGATGCTGAATAAAGCGCTCGATGGCCATCATCTGCCAACGCTGCCCTTCTTCGCCAAAGCAAATGGCGGCTATCTGCTCCGGCGTGATGTGACCCAGCATAAACCAGGTCGGCGGGTAGCCGGGGAAAATCCCTTCGTAACGCTGCCGTAAACTCACCTGCTGTGCGTCAATCTGCAAACCGAACTCTTCCAGCGTTTCCCGCTGCACGCATTGCAGCGGCGTCTCATCCCCTTCGCGCCCGCCTCCCGGCAAATCCCAGCAGCCCGGCCAGGGAATATCCGCCTTGTCATCACGCTGGTAGGTCAGCAAGTGGTTACCGCACAACAGCGCGATTTTCGCGCCGCCAAAGTATGAGTCATCAATTTGTGACATCTTGAACCTCTTAAAGAACGGCATTTTACACCTGTCCTTACCCGTTTGACTCCTCTGG is part of the Serratia quinivorans genome and encodes:
- a CDS encoding Uncharacterized conserved protein; this encodes MPSKILFSACLAGFKVRYNASDKPLLNATLLRWQREGRLVVCCPELAAGFSTPRPSAEITPAAEGATVLAQRARVIEVSGSDVTAGYLLGAHLALETAQRHDCRFALLTDGSPSCGSQFIYDGSFSGQTKPGSGVTAELLRQNGIEVFSDRQIDALIARIEAVEQT
- a CDS encoding mutator mutT protein, with product MPFFKRFKMSQIDDSYFGGAKIALLCGNHLLTYQRDDKADIPWPGCWDLPGGGREGDETPLQCVQRETLEEFGLQIDAQQVSLRQRYEGIFPGYPPTWFMLGHITPEQIAAICFGEEGQRWQMMAIERFIQHPQGISHLQQRLAQHLQR